The Chitinophagales bacterium genomic sequence TCCTATCGCAACTTTGTACCTTTGCCCAACGAACATTTTCGATATGCGTAGAATTACAGGTTTAATAGTACGGTCTTTTCTGCAGGGCATACTGATACTCAGCCCCATTGCGGTAACGGCTTATATCATTTATGCTGTATTTGATAGTATTGATACACTCATCCCCTCATTGCCGCGCGGGCTGGGCTTCCTGCTGGTTATCGGCGTGGTTACCACCATCGGTTACCTGGGCACACGCCTGTTCATCGGCCGCATGGTTATCGACGGGTTCGACTACCTGTTGCAAAACACCCCCGGCATCAAGTTCATCTACTCGTCTATCAAAGACGTGATGGACTCCTTCATGGGCGATAAAAAACGTTTCAATACCCCCGTTTGGGTGTGTACCAACCTGCACCCCGAAATGTGGCGCATTGGCTTCATGACACAGAAAGACCTTGCATTTGTAGGCATGGCCGGAAAGGTCTCCGTCTACCTGCCGCACTCCTATGCCATATCAGGCTGGGTGATAGTGGTAGATGCCAATAATATAAAGCCCGTCACTAAAATGAACTCAGCCGAGGCCATGAAGTTTGCCGTGAGCGGCGGTATTACCAGTAGTGTAGAAGAACACAAACATGATCTATTCGGGAAAAGCCATTAATCTGAACGCCGGGCCTGCGGCCCTGCCGCAACTCGTACTACAGCAGGCTGCGGAAGCTGTGCTCAACTACGAGCATACGGGCATGTCGGTACTCAGCATACCGCACCGTGGCGTTTTTTTTAATGAGATACTGGAAGAGAGCAAAGCACTGGTAAAAGAGCTCTGCGGCCTGGGCGATGACTACGAAGTAATGTGGATGCACGGCGGCGGGCGACTGCAATTTGCCATGATCCCAATGAACTTCCTCGGCGAGGAGCAAACCGCGGGTTATGTAGACAGTGGCTCATGGGCTGCAGATGCCATAAAGCATGCTGAGTATTACGGAAAAGTGTCCGTGCTCAGCTCGTCAAAAAAGCACGGTTATCAGCTATTGCCCGACTGGCCTGCAGAAATTCCCGCAGACCTTGCCTACCTGCACATCACCACCAACAATACTATTTACGGCACGCAATGGCCCGGGTTGCCCAATGCAGATGTACCACTTATAGCCGATATGAGCAGCGACATCTTCAGCCGTTTGACAGACTATACCAACTGCGCCATGTTCTACGCCGTAGCACAAAAGAATATCGGCCCTGCGGGCGCTACGCTGGTTGTAATGCGCAAGGATATGCTGCAACGCATCGGCCGAAAACTGCCGCCCATGCTCAGCTATGCGCAGCACGCGGCAAAGAACTCGGTGCTCAACACACCACCCGTGTTTGCCATATATGTATCGCTGCTCACACTCAGGTGGATAAAGAACAAAGGCATCGCTACCATAGAAGAAGAGAACAAAATAAAAGCCACCCTTTTGTACGACGAAGTAGAGCGGAATGCTTTATTTAGCACCACCGTACAGCACAGCGACAGGAGCATGATGAACGTATGTTTCCGCGCGGTGAACGAAAAAACGGGCGAACTCTTCAACAGCTTTTGTACAGAGAACGGAATACTTAACATCAAAGGCCACCGCTCTGTGGGCGGGTTCAGGGCCTCGTTATACAACGCCATCAGCGTAGAAGATGTAAAATACGTAGTGGCGGCAATGCAGGAATTTGAATTGAATAATAAACTATAAATAGATACATGGCAAAGATTACCCCTTTTAAAGGATTAAGGCCCATACAGGAACTGGCACAGGAAGTAGCAACACTACCATACGACGTAGTGAATGTAGAAGAAGCAAGGGCTTACAAAGACGAACCATATCACTTTTACCACGTTACCCGCTCCGAGATAGACCTGCCTGCGGATATAGACGTGCATAGCCAGCAGGTGTACGACAAGGCGAAAGAGAACCTCAACCACCTGATTGAAGAAGGTATACTGGTAGAAGACAGGGAGCCTTGCTACTACATTTACCGCCTGGTGATGAACGGCCGCGCGCAAACGGGCCTCATCTGCGGTTCGTCGGTAGAGGATTATAACAATGGTATTATCAAAAAGCACGAGTTCACCCGCCCGGTAAAGGAGAACGACCGTATCAACCATATAAAGACCACACGTGCGCAAACGGGTATCGTATTCCTGGCCTACCGCGAGCAGGCCGATGTGAACAAGATCATCGAAGACTGGAAGGCAGCACACGATGCCGACTACGACTTTATATCAGAAGATGGTATAGGCCACACCGTATGGGTGGTGAACGATAAGGACACCGTAGACAGCATTACCAAACTGTTTGACGAGAAGGTGCCTGCCACCTATATAGCCGACGGGCACCACCGTGCCGCATCGGGCGCTAAAGTGCGCGAGGCACTGGTAGCCGAAGGTACCGCCGACGACAGGAGCAACTATTTTGTTACCTGCATCTTCCCCGATACGCAACTGCTTATTATTGATTACAACCGCGTGGTGACCGACCTGCACGGCATGAGCAACGATGAGTTCCTCTCCGCGCTGAAGAACGACTTTGAACTGTCTGAGCCCATGGGCAAAGAGCAGTATAAGCCGCAGGCACTGCACGAGTTTGGCCTGTACCTGGGCGGCAACTGGTATAAGCTCACCGCCAAAGAGGGCACCTATACCACCGACCCCATAGGCATACTGGACGTGACCATACTGCAGAACAACGTACTCACAAAACTGCTGGACATAAAAGACCCACGCACCGACTACCGTGTAGATTTTGTAGGCGGCATACGCGGACTGGGCGAGCTGGAAAAACGTGTAGACAGCGGCGACATGGCGGCGGCCTTTGCCTGCTACCCCGTAAGCATACAGCAGCTTTTTGACATTGCCGACAGCGGCAACGTAATGCCACCCAAAAGCACCTGGTTTGAGCCCAAAACCCGCGACGGCTTAGTGGTGTATATGATATAAATGAACCCCCAACCCCTTAAGGGGCTAACATACTGAGAGGCGCGCAAGCGCCTCTTTTTTTTGCGTAAAAGGTTACGTGGGTGCTGTGTAATAAAATAGACCGTATGCTACATCATGTCTTTGATCTTTTCCAGTGTAGAGTTAAGTTGTTTTTCTACTTCACATTCCCAAACCACAATCACTTTCCAACCCATTTTTTGTATTTCTGCTACATGCCGGGCATCTCTATTAATATTTTTTTCCAGCTTTTCTTTCCAGAATTTCGAATTAGTATCAGGTATCCTGCCTTCGCGGCAATCTTTGTGATGGTGCCAGAAACAACCATGTACGAATATGGCAATCTTTTTTTTGGGAAAAACAATGTCAGGTTTACCGGGTAATTGCTTGTAATGTATCCTGTATCTGTATCCTGATTGGAATAAAGCTTTACGAAGTAACATTTCAGGTTTTGTGTCTTTCGACCTGATCTTTGACATTACTTCCTTACGCTTATTTTCAGGCCATATGTCAGTCATAATTATTCTTTGAAGTGTATTTGCCTAATTTACAATATTATTCACTACTCTGAATCTTCATTTGTTGTCCAGTTAGACGTGGATAAGTAATAATTGATTTTCAGAAATATTTGAAATAATTTGCCTCCAATGATAGACCGTAAAATTGGCATATTTTCATTCTTTTCCGGTGCAGGTTTTTTGGATTTAGGATTTGAGCAGAATGGATTTCACACACTATTTGTAAATGAGTTCCATCAACCATTTGCAGATATATATTCAGGTTCAAGAAATAAAATGAATATTTCAGGACCTGAATATGGGATTAATGTAAAAAGTATTGAAAATTATCTGGCATCAACAGATTTGAATACATTGAAGTCTAATCTCGCCGATGCAAGGAAACAACATGATCTCATTGGCTTTATTGGAGGACCTCCATGTCCTGATTTTTCTGTAGCTGGGAAAAATAAAGGAAGAAGTGGTGAGAATGGCAAATTATCTGGCTCGTATGTAGAGTTAATCAATAAACTCAATCCTGATTTTTTCTTATTTGAAAATGTAAAGGGGCTGTATAGAACAAAGAAACACCGAGCTTTTTTTGATGAATTAAAAAACAAGCTCATTTCCAATAATTACTATTTAACTGAAAGACTAGTCAATTCAATTGAATATGGAGTTGCTCAAAATCGTGACAGGATAATTCTGATAGGATTTAAACGTAATCTTTTAAGTGATTTAGGATTTGTATTGAATGGTTCACCAATAATCCAAAATTTTGATTGGTTTAAGCATACGTCGTATAATAAGGATGATGTTTTTAAATATAATTGGCCCGGTTTAGATCCTTTCCGTCCTGATTCAATAACTAATATGCCTGAGGGTATTCCTGAAGAGTTAACTGTTCAACATTGGTTTATTCAAAATGATGTTTCGAACCATAATAATTCAGAACATTACTTTAAGCCTAGGGCCGGATTAAAACGATTTGTTGAAATTCAGGAAGGAGATGACCTTAAAAAGTCATATAAAAGACTTCACAGATGGCGATATTCACCAACAGCTGCATATGGGAATAATGAAGTCCATCTGCATCCATATAAAGCAAGACGTATTACAGTAGCAGAAGCATTAGCAGTTCAAAGCTTGCCTAGTGATTTTATTATTCCGGAAGACATCTCGTTAACAAATATGTTTAAGTCAATAGGTAATGGTGTTCCATATCTATTAAGTTCTGGCCTCGCAAAAACAATATTGGATTTTCTATTCGATAACCCTATAAAAGACGTAAAAGAAAGCCATGCAAAAATTAACAGCATATAACATTGTTACTTTTATTAAACATTTAGATAAGAATAACCTATATCATTACGTAAGTAATAGAAACAAGGGCCAAATAAAAATATTGTCCATAGATGGTCCTGAAGGCCCAATTAGAGTCAAGCGGTGGAATGCTGAAAAAGGAGAAAGCGAAGGTACTGCGGAAGAGGTCTCTATTTCTACAGAAATGATTTGGAGAATTGCAAATGCATTTAGTCCTTTAAGACCAATAAATTTTGACCGTGTATTAGGGGCTAGTTATAATACAAGATCTGTACTCGAAGCTTTAATTGTACACACACCACAATTTTACTATTGTTATCCAGGGCGTGTTGAAAACATAGCAGGTAAAACAAAAATAAAACATGGTCACAAACATGTTTTATGGAATCCTGACAATGTACATAAAAATGGGATTGCTACACCAATTGATACCGATATTGTAATCTCAGAAATTGTTCAACAAGATGCGATTTATGACTCGTTAGATATTCCAATTGAATTACTGAAAGGTGAAATAGATATTGACATAAAAAGAAGACATTCACAAATTCAGATCGCACTGTATTTTATTGGTAAACAGTTGGGTTACAGTACATGGATAGCCAGAAATGATAGGAGCATAGAGTATAAAGACAAAAAAATAAGTGAGTATGAAGGTGTTATTGCTTCTTTGAATGAGGGAACTGTAATACGGTCTATGTCAGAAGCTGTAAAAGCCGCTGCATTGATAGATTGCATTTGGTTCAAAAATGGTAAGTTAATGCCTGCGGTTATGGAAATAGAACATTCTACAGGCGTTACATCTGGGTTGTCTAGAATGCAGGAGTTTTATGATATGGTACCTTCGATTAAAACTCGCTACGTGATTGTTGCTCCGGACGAAGAGCGGGAAAAAGTAATTAAAGAAATAAACAAAGAGCAATTTAAACCCTTAAATGCCCAGTATTTTCCATACTCCTCAGTGGAAGAATTATATAATCTTTGTCAACGAAGGAAGCTAAAAGGAGTTACAGAGGATTTTTTAGATTGTTACATGGAAAGTGTAATGATGACTTAACGTCAAAAAATATACCCCCTCCCCCCTCCATCTCATCCGGCGGTCTGAAGAGGTTCAGCAGGTCGCAGAGTGTATACACCCCAAAACCAAAAGATCCCGGCAAATACCGGGATGCTATATATGAAACAAACAGCGCAGGGAGAGTCTGCCCGCCCCTGCGATGGTTATTATTGTTGTTTAAAATATTCGCCCAGCAAAGCATTAAAATCGTTGCGGGTGCTATACCCGTG encodes the following:
- a CDS encoding DUF502 domain-containing protein produces the protein MRRITGLIVRSFLQGILILSPIAVTAYIIYAVFDSIDTLIPSLPRGLGFLLVIGVVTTIGYLGTRLFIGRMVIDGFDYLLQNTPGIKFIYSSIKDVMDSFMGDKKRFNTPVWVCTNLHPEMWRIGFMTQKDLAFVGMAGKVSVYLPHSYAISGWVIVVDANNIKPVTKMNSAEAMKFAVSGGITSSVEEHKHDLFGKSH
- the serC gene encoding 3-phosphoserine/phosphohydroxythreonine transaminase is translated as MIYSGKAINLNAGPAALPQLVLQQAAEAVLNYEHTGMSVLSIPHRGVFFNEILEESKALVKELCGLGDDYEVMWMHGGGRLQFAMIPMNFLGEEQTAGYVDSGSWAADAIKHAEYYGKVSVLSSSKKHGYQLLPDWPAEIPADLAYLHITTNNTIYGTQWPGLPNADVPLIADMSSDIFSRLTDYTNCAMFYAVAQKNIGPAGATLVVMRKDMLQRIGRKLPPMLSYAQHAAKNSVLNTPPVFAIYVSLLTLRWIKNKGIATIEEENKIKATLLYDEVERNALFSTTVQHSDRSMMNVCFRAVNEKTGELFNSFCTENGILNIKGHRSVGGFRASLYNAISVEDVKYVVAAMQEFELNNKL
- a CDS encoding DUF1015 domain-containing protein, translating into MAKITPFKGLRPIQELAQEVATLPYDVVNVEEARAYKDEPYHFYHVTRSEIDLPADIDVHSQQVYDKAKENLNHLIEEGILVEDREPCYYIYRLVMNGRAQTGLICGSSVEDYNNGIIKKHEFTRPVKENDRINHIKTTRAQTGIVFLAYREQADVNKIIEDWKAAHDADYDFISEDGIGHTVWVVNDKDTVDSITKLFDEKVPATYIADGHHRAASGAKVREALVAEGTADDRSNYFVTCIFPDTQLLIIDYNRVVTDLHGMSNDEFLSALKNDFELSEPMGKEQYKPQALHEFGLYLGGNWYKLTAKEGTYTTDPIGILDVTILQNNVLTKLLDIKDPRTDYRVDFVGGIRGLGELEKRVDSGDMAAAFACYPVSIQQLFDIADSGNVMPPKSTWFEPKTRDGLVVYMI
- the vsr gene encoding DNA mismatch endonuclease Vsr encodes the protein MTDIWPENKRKEVMSKIRSKDTKPEMLLRKALFQSGYRYRIHYKQLPGKPDIVFPKKKIAIFVHGCFWHHHKDCREGRIPDTNSKFWKEKLEKNINRDARHVAEIQKMGWKVIVVWECEVEKQLNSTLEKIKDMM
- a CDS encoding DNA cytosine methyltransferase translates to MIDRKIGIFSFFSGAGFLDLGFEQNGFHTLFVNEFHQPFADIYSGSRNKMNISGPEYGINVKSIENYLASTDLNTLKSNLADARKQHDLIGFIGGPPCPDFSVAGKNKGRSGENGKLSGSYVELINKLNPDFFLFENVKGLYRTKKHRAFFDELKNKLISNNYYLTERLVNSIEYGVAQNRDRIILIGFKRNLLSDLGFVLNGSPIIQNFDWFKHTSYNKDDVFKYNWPGLDPFRPDSITNMPEGIPEELTVQHWFIQNDVSNHNNSEHYFKPRAGLKRFVEIQEGDDLKKSYKRLHRWRYSPTAAYGNNEVHLHPYKARRITVAEALAVQSLPSDFIIPEDISLTNMFKSIGNGVPYLLSSGLAKTILDFLFDNPIKDVKESHAKINSI
- a CDS encoding restriction endonuclease, translating into MVTFIKHLDKNNLYHYVSNRNKGQIKILSIDGPEGPIRVKRWNAEKGESEGTAEEVSISTEMIWRIANAFSPLRPINFDRVLGASYNTRSVLEALIVHTPQFYYCYPGRVENIAGKTKIKHGHKHVLWNPDNVHKNGIATPIDTDIVISEIVQQDAIYDSLDIPIELLKGEIDIDIKRRHSQIQIALYFIGKQLGYSTWIARNDRSIEYKDKKISEYEGVIASLNEGTVIRSMSEAVKAAALIDCIWFKNGKLMPAVMEIEHSTGVTSGLSRMQEFYDMVPSIKTRYVIVAPDEEREKVIKEINKEQFKPLNAQYFPYSSVEELYNLCQRRKLKGVTEDFLDCYMESVMMT